GTTGTACTCCCCATGATCCGTAGTGTACGGAATAGTTGTATAATAAATTCCATCAAAGTCGTTTTTCATTGTATTGTTATTCAAAAACCGAAATTACGCATTTGACGCATCCAAACTAAATCATCAATGGATAAGCCGGGTGTACGGctatatctctattatataagctaAGAGGGGAGGGTTATTTTCGTAATCACACTTTTGGTGTCCACCAACTAAAAGACGAAAATACCCTCAGCTCTTCACAATTACATATTAATGTAAATCTGATtacttattattttaaaaaactgattaattaaatgtttattactttgattattatttacatacatagatttttttttgattgatgCAATAGTTGTGATTAGTTAAATATGAACTTAGATTGCAAAATTGACCTATAGCATGACCTTCATGTTTTTAAATATGAACTTGTGAATATTTTTGTGCCTAAtatttgttgtgattagttgtaataatacaattttaagtttttcaaataatttcgcacgtatcgcgtgcatataagactagtaagaatatatttaaacttaactgaatttatcGAGACTTTATACGAAATAAGAAGTATTATTGGGACCTTTtgttagttataaattgtattgCGTATTTAGCTAATCCTTATACGAATTTAATTATATTAGTcgtcctgaaataagtgaatgTAAAGAATAGGACCTAACTTACTCTGAACTAACATAAAGaacatttaaaaaatattccTATATGTACATCTTCTAGGAAGTTTACATAATTATGTACGTTGTATACATACTGATCAAGATTATTTAcattatcaaatagaatttgaTAAGTTACAATAATATAATCTGATTTTATCGATCTGTTTGAATTGTATCATCAATAATTAGAAAAGTTTGTATTATGAAAAGGTAGCAAGTGGTTGTGGATGGGGATATAAACTTAAGGTAGGTAGGCCAGCTTTGAGGTAATGGGAATTGAATAATATAACAATAACATGCATATTGATGGTTTTATAAGTCAACTGAACATGTGGAAATGACCGTTAATTGTGGTTATATGTTGTAAGTTAAAAGACGAAGTAGTACATTATATCATTAACATGTGCATGCATTCCTTCCGTATGTCAAACGATAAGCTACTTACTTGCGTCATTGCTTGCTTCTATTATGTCCGACGCCTACGGCCTACCTAAGCAACTTCAATTCATTCCCATGTTGTCACTTGCAACTCGCAACGCCGCTCTGGCCGGAAAGCAATTGTCGAGAGTCGAGACCTAGCTTGTATCACAGGTTGTTTTTTTCCGAAATAATGGTTAGTTGATTACCATGGGATAGATATCTTTTGTACGGATGTATAAGAGCATAACCATGGATATATATTACCCCGATTTTACGGTAACCAGCTTgaataaatgattttttttttgacggggaaaaacaatatcattaataatcagCCATACGACATCTATAATGATAACAAAATATTTGCATACTACAATTCGAAGAAAATTCAGATGTTGGCAAGATCATCAAAAAGTAGACTTATATTTTACGGACTGCTTCAAGTTAGACTCATTCCTatcaatttttcttttattgttCCCTGAAATTAACATATGAGTTTccaaaataatactccgtacggTGCAAAATGTTAATTGTTTTTTCGGTTGTTTTTTGACGGATGTTCTCGGTTGTTAAAACTGATCATTTGTTAGTTATCCTCTTATGATCGACTTATCCGATATTATGATTGTCTCGCATAGTAATATCAAATTGTTGTCTAATCGATCGAATTGACTTTTATTACCTCATTTGTTTCCTGAAAAGTCGCCAATAATCATGTTCTTACTATTAGTATATGATTTCCCTATGACTATTAATCTTCTCCATCTGATTCAGTATCATGAAAATCAcacattcttttttttttttttggtacaaatgagccacaagggcggggatgagaatcgatcccagatCACCTGAaaccgggatggaagctctaaccaactgagctatccatcactctcacacATTCTTCTATAATAGGAGCATACTTAGCTCTTGGATTTTGAGCTTGTGCTATTTCCAAATTTCTATTCATCAGTGCATGCTTCTGAAGTGGTGTTAACCATGCATGCACGGAGAGAAAATCGGAGCAAAGTATTTACTCCTTTGTACACAGTACTGATTTTCCTCATCCGTTCCATAAATAATACGTAGTagtataatacggagtactacataCAACGTTATATTTACCATTTAGGAAAGTAACAcaaatattacggagtataacgTTTTGATCTAAGGAAACTTAATGTTTTCTTTTGGCGTTGTAAATATTCCAATACAACCTTACTATCAACTCCTAATTAATTAGGTTTCTTGCCCACTAGGATCTTGTGGATAATTCACACGAGCTTTGTCATCCCTTTTTACCTTTTAATTTCTTAAAATTTACTCCTATATACTTCCCATGTTACAATATTTTTAGAACGAAAGAAGTACCTAGTAGTACGTCGTAATGTTCGTTCAATATAATTTCACTTTAGATGAAATACTTTCTCACGATACACTTGGTCATTCGTATGTAAGTTTTTTTGTGTGCGAGCAAATATAAGTTTAGAGAGGCATAAAAGGTTGTGATGAGTCTTGTTCCCGACATTAAATACTGAGTAACATCACCAAGAAGTTTAACACGATATGTTGACACTCACTACTTTTAGTAGTACATTGTTAATAGTGCCTTTCATTTCTAACAACCAACCATACTGAGAAACGTCTAATAAGTATCACATACCTCTTTGAGGTGTATGGAAACATTTTATAAAAGTTGTTACGTAGTATTTTTTATCTCTAAGAAGAAACCTTTGAAATACAAATAACCAATTAATCGAACTCTAAAAACAAAGATAGTAAATTCTCTAGCTAATAGATTATAGATGGAGTATAAATTGTATAATAGTATGTATATGCATGTAATTGTATTGGATCACAATGACGCGGTATGTACGTActtcaattaaacaattaaacataataaatatTCATCAATTCATATAATTTGATGCCACTAGGTTAGATATGCACGTTATTATAAGCAATTAAATGGAAGAATCATATAACATAAACTAATTCCATTTTTGAGGTGGTGGCCATCTTCCACATACTATATATACCATGCCTATCAACCCATTCTCTTCCATCCAATTAACCTTAAACATTCATTATCTAAAGTTTGAGCAAAGATATATAGTTGAGAGAATGGGAGAAAATAGGGGCTTAATGCTTTTTAAGCTTGTTATACTATTAAGTTTATCGACGGGTGCTCTTGGCTATCGAACCGGTGGTTTCCGTGCTTTCTACTTTGTACAACAGGTAAAATTTCATGCTAGTACTACCTAGTGAGACGATTAAATTATGACAGAAGGAATAATATTTGTACATTATTTCATGCAGTGGCTAGGATCATATTGTAACCAAAGAGGGACAGTATGTTGTGACCCACCAACCGGAAAGCCAAAACCAGATTTTACGATTTATGGGCTTTGGCCTTACTACAATGATGGTAGCTTCCCTTACAATTGCGGTGATGACAATTATGATGTTGGCCGGGTAACTCTTTTATTACTATGTAACTCCGTACCTCCTATTTTATACAAGTATACTTTATTATGAACGCTTTTTAATAGGTAAAGCTATCAAATATTTGTTTTTCCCTAAAACTCATAAAGTTTGACAAAAGTGATGAGTCAAAACAAATCCTAGTTAGTTTATTATTCTTAAATTAGAGGTTAAATAAACTTTGTGTTAATTACATTATTGCAGATTAAGTACATGGAAAAGAGACTACAACAATCATGGCCAACGTTCACATGCCCACAAATCGGAAGGAAATTTTGGGTGCATTTGTGGAACAAGCATGGTACATGCACCAAAGACATTCTAGGTGAACTTGCCTACTTCGAGGGTGCCTTGTACCTTAAGAACAAGGTAAACATTTTACAAGCCCTAGCAAGAGCCGGTATCAGACCGGATAACCGGTTTTACTCCCTCAAATCCATAAAGAAGGCCATTTCTCGATCCACCGGCGGGTTCCACCCATGGATTGTTTGTAACACAAATGCTAAAGGTAACAAACAAATTTGGCAAGTCACTTTTTGTTCTGATAAGACTGGAAAGAAACTCATCCAATGCCCTTACCTTCCTGGTGGACGTGGTAACTGCGATAATAGAATTCAGTTCCCTTCCTTTTATTAATCAGGGAAAATTAATTAATGTGGTTCATTAATTACTTCATGAATACATTATGAAGTATATGTATTAAGCTACCACTATGACAATATCTCAATTGTCAATTATATTAAGTAAAGATGTATTTTCCCCTTTAATTAATAGTGTACTTGTATATGTTCAATAATAATATTTATCAAATCCAGCATGACTCGACTCGTTTACCTAAATACCGTgaaaaaaaataacaacaagTCTCATTTTGTATGAACTTAATTTAcaaaaatacggagtacattgCAAGGTATAAACGTGTCGACATTATTGACTTCATTGTGTAGAACTGTAGGCGGTATAATGATATCCTTATTTTAAATTGGTGAATGTCTCCTCCTCGATCTGTAATTGATATCTTCGTTCCTTTTCTTAGTCTCTACTTTATGTCAAGGAGAATGTGGGTTTAACCACACAAATCGAATCCATTGAATTCTCATCCCAACTTCCAAGACATTAATTGTCAATTCTTTTACAAAATTATTCATTAACCCATCACATATGCAGGAACCGATCGAGTTAAAACACCTGTAAATTTACAAAAATCAATTAGTAATACTAGGATTCCGAGTATCTCCATAACATTTATCTTGAATTTATTTTCAAATCTTTCCTACGGAGTAATATTGGACAATTATACACTCCTTTTTTCTATGTactcattttttattttattttttatagttttcagtatatacggagtatacatTGTTAGCTAAATAAGTAATTGAAACAACTTAACTGCGTATATACAAACTGAACACTTGTCGCGCCGTGGCcggaccactgctctaaaagacaatccCGCGCTACCTCCGATGAAGTAGATCacttgcggttgccctccagaattaacacgacaccaaggattgtgtgcactcacaagcctcggttggagaccagaatatttgcccagaaaAATGAGAACAGTGTTTAGAGTATGTATTTATAGTGGAATTGTAACAGCCATAAAACGGCTAGTAGTGGACATAAAAACGGTCAGTAAATGGGAAGCAGTGGAAGTTACCACGATTTACTGAATGATTAGTGGGGCAGTTACAACAACatcacaaaacccaccccacgtccaagtaccaaggcccgaCCCGCacgcgtgtgtgttgtgtgtccactcatgccactcacatgctttcttgaacaaatatttcattcaagtccccaaatataaacattgaaaGTAGTTGatgtttttcccatgtgggacttcCCACATTCCCTTGTCCccactcatttttcttttgtacTACGTAtttctcactaggatttccaacataaaattttaaatatatttgaGATTAATCTAACTatattttaatccttttaacTATATTTGAGATTAATCTAACTATATTTCATTTTCCGATGCAAGATTTCAGACaataatatcttcaattatggataGGTAGAAAAATATATAAAGTTGATATATAAAGAacatttattgagacgaatctaacgaGACACAATATCACTATGTTTTTATCTAACAAGAACCAACATGATTATGTTTTTCTTAAGTACAAATCACAAATTTTAAATGAGCTTGtataaatagtgtcaaaatcaAATTGTGTCCTCTAATAAAAAACCGAGAAAAATATTTATACTACTGAAGTACTAGTATATTGGTATACAAGGCCGGTGTTGACAATTTAGCGGAGAAATTCAGAATGGGACCAATGGgtacataaaataaaatgtccaaGGGAGTGTTTTCATTTGGGTATCAACAATGTTGAGTACAAGGAAGCATGTTGGCATATTGCTCGAGGCCCAAAGACAAGGAAGCCAGCCACATATTTACACGTAGCGTTCATGGGCTTTGGGCTTTGGGCTGTGGGCTTTAGGCCTTATGGGTTATGATGACGGCCCTCTCAGATTGAACTATTGGATtgtttactttttctttttcttctttgacAAAGAGGCCATTGAATTGTAAATTTTACATGAGTAATCCACTAATGCTAAGAACACTTTctatttgacaaaaaaaaattaaataaatattgctatgtgtaatgtaatttatgtaattaatttatttctcAATTATTGTGTAATTACCTATTATCCTTAAGCCTTAGCTTAACCATAGAATACTCGAGTATATATTTTGACGTTATAGAATGAGAAAGGTACGTCAAATATTTTCAAATGGTATCacatatatttcttttgtttcttaatTATATACGTCTTTTGTTTCTCATAGATGCACTATTTTACTGTTTACATTATTTATACAATAGTAATTTTTACCATATATATTTAGTAATTTGTAAAGATAAATGTCTACTTAAGTGTTTTTTTGGGTTAATCTCAatgtttatttttaaaatattatttatttattgtaatttttactaatatataaattagagatattaattttttttgtattgacTTTCGTGTCAAGTCAAAGTGATAATGTATTAAAAACTGAGAAAATGTTATGTCATGTTATGTTATGTTACGTAGtcttt
This sequence is a window from Spinacia oleracea cultivar Varoflay chromosome 1, BTI_SOV_V1, whole genome shotgun sequence. Protein-coding genes within it:
- the LOC110782836 gene encoding ribonuclease 1-like, whose product is MGENRGLMLFKLVILLSLSTGALGYRTGGFRAFYFVQQWLGSYCNQRGTVCCDPPTGKPKPDFTIYGLWPYYNDGSFPYNCGDDNYDVGRIKYMEKRLQQSWPTFTCPQIGRKFWVHLWNKHGTCTKDILGELAYFEGALYLKNKVNILQALARAGIRPDNRFYSLKSIKKAISRSTGGFHPWIVCNTNAKGNKQIWQVTFCSDKTGKKLIQCPYLPGGRGNCDNRIQFPSFY